One stretch of Arachis hypogaea cultivar Tifrunner chromosome 20, arahy.Tifrunner.gnm2.J5K5, whole genome shotgun sequence DNA includes these proteins:
- the LOC112784500 gene encoding 1,4-dihydroxy-2-naphthoyl-CoA synthase, peroxisomal-like, producing MAEKKNLLVLDTMTRRLASIVNHLGASSQSDHPSLSQNDSYERVHGDVPSHDFVWRVIASDADSDKEFTDIIYEKAVREGIAKISINKPERMNAFRPNIVKELIRAFNDSRHDSSIGVVILTGKGTKAFCSGGDQALRTADGYSDNEDIGSLNVLDLQVY from the exons ATGGCAGAGAAGAAGAACCTGCTTGTACTTGACACAATGACCAGGAGACTCGCCTCCATAGTCAACCACCTTGGTGCCTCTTCTCAATCTGATCACCCTTCTCT TTCCCAGAATGATAGCTACGAACGTGTTCACGGGGATGTTCCCTCCCACGACTTCGTTTGGAGGGTCATTGCTTCCGATGCCGACTCCGACAAGGAGTTCACTGACATCATCTACGAGAAGGCTGTTAGGGAAGGCATAGCCAAG ATTAGTATTAATAAGCCTGAGAGAATGAATGCCTTTCGACCCAATATAGTTAAGGAACTTATTCGTGCTTTCAATGATTCCAGGCATGATAGTTCTATTGGGGTTGTCATTCTTACTGGCAAG GGGACCAAGGCATTTTGTAGTGGTGGTGACCAAGCTTTGAGGACAGCAGATGGTTATTCTGATAATGAAGATATTGGTAGCCTTAATGTGTTGGACTTGCAGGTTTATTGA